The sequence ACGAGCTGCGGCCCGAGGTGCCCGACGCCGTGCAGACCCTGCGCGCCAACGATGTGGAAGTGAGCATGCTCACCGGCGACAACACTCGTACCGCCCGGGCGCTGGCTGAAATCGCCGGAATCGACGACGTGCGCGCCGAGCTGCGACCGGAGGACAAGGCAAGCATCGTCGCCGAACTCTCCTCCAAGACGCCGACGGCGATGATCGGCGACGGCATCAACGACGCGCCGGCACTGGCGGGCGCAACGGTGGGAATTGCGATGGGAGCGACCGGCTCTGACGCCGCGATCGAGTCCGCTGACGTCGCCTTCACCGGCCACGACCTCCGGCTGATCCCCCAGGCGCTGCAGCACGCCCGCCGAGGCAGCAGAATCATCAACCAAAACATCGTGCTGTCTCTGGCCATCATCATCGTGTTGATGCCACTAGCGATCAGCGGTGTACTGGGCCTGGCCGCCGTCGTCTTGGTACACGAAGTCGCCGAAGTCATCGTGATCTTGAACGGCCTGCGGGCTGCACGAGCGAAACGCTGAGGCTGTAACCGGCAAGTCTTATAAGAGTTAAACCACGCGCCGAGCGCACACACACGTTGGACCAGGCGAGTCATTCGAGTTCACCACCTGGTCCTTCTCGATGCGTGCAGGCACGGGAACTGTGGGTGAACCTAAGATTTCAACGGCCCGATACCGCTTGCAGATTCTACACACGAGGTAGCGGAATGGGCCGGGGCCGAACGAAAACCGGAGTTAGAGACAGCGCTCTTCAACCTATCCCAATAGCGCGAAACGTCATTAACGCTCCGCGTTACACGTTAAATTTGAACTCCACGCAGTAAGCATCCTGCTTACTGCGTTGCGAAGCGGAAGCTTCGCGTAGCGGACAGAAGAATCTTCCCGTAGACTCGCAGACACATTAACGGGGGGACAATCACACACCAGCAGGCTGCGGCCGGGGCATGTGGTGACCCGTTTGTCATCTGTAGTTTCCGGGGGGATTCTTCTTGTCTGCTCAGCCGACCGATCGTGAACTCGTCGACGCCTTCATTGGCGGAGATACCAAGGCCTTTTCGGCCATCGTCGAAAAGCACCGCGCGCGCCTGACCGCCATGGCGCGGCGCTACACACGCAACGACCACGATGCGCAGGACATCGTGCAGGAGGCCCTGCTCAAGGCCAGCTGCAACATGCAGTCCTACCGGCACGATGCCGCGCTGAGCACGTGGCTGCACCGGCTGGTGATGAACTCCGGCTACGACTTCCTCAACCACCGCTCCAACCGGGAGAACGCTTCCTTGGACTCCGACATCATTGAGGATGACCGCAACTACGCGCTCGCGCACAACCCCAGCGAACACCTAGCGGAGCACATCACGGTGGCCCAGGCCATGCAGACCCTCCGCGAGGATCAGCGCCAGGCGCTGTACCTGACGGACGTCGCCGGTTATCCCATCGCCACGGTGGCCAAGGTTCAGGGCGTGGCTCCCGGCACGGTGAAGTCACGGCGTGCCCGGGCGCGTCAGGCGTTGCGTGCGGCGATAGACTAGGCCCGAGTAGAATCTCAGTGTCTAACAGTCCACCGGACCTCCGGTCCTCCGCGCACGAGGCGCGGACATGAACCAGATTCTGTACAGGAATTGTCGTCTTAAGGGAGTTTTTAGTGACTATCCACGATGTCGCCATCGTCGGCTCCGGCCCCGCCGGCTACACCGCAGCCCTCTACGCAGCGCGCGCGGAACTCAACCCGATCGTCTTCGAAGGCTTCGAATACGGCGGAGAGCTCATGAACACCACCGAGGTGGAGAACTACCCGGGCTTCCAGAAGGGCATCATGGGCCCGGAGCTCATGGAGGAGATGCGCGCCCAGGCCATCCGCTTCGGCGCGGACCTGCGCATGGAGGTTGTGGATTCCATCGAGCTCGAGGGCGAGATCAAGAAGCTGCACGTGGGCGACGAGGTATTTGAGGCCCACACGGTCATCCTCGCCACCGGTGCTGCACCGCGCTACCTTGGCATTCCGGGCGAATCCGAGCTGGCCGGCCGCGGCGTGTCCGCATGTGCCACCTGCGATGGCTTCTTCTTCAAGGGCCACAACATTGCCGTCGTCGGCGGCGGCGATTCCGCCATGGAGGAAGCCACCTTCCTCACCAAGTTCGCCGAGTCCGTGACCATCATCCACCGCTCCGAGAACTTCCGCGCCTCCAAGATCATGCTGGAGCGCGCCAAGGAGAACAAGCAGATCAAGTGGCTGACCAACACCACCGTGGAGCGCGTCCTGGAAAAGGACGGCAAGGTCGGCAGCCTCGAGGTCAAGAACGTGCTCACCGGCGAGCTCAGCGAGCTCGACGTCACCGCCATGTTCGTGGCGATTGGCCACGACCCGCGCTCCGGCTTCCTCGAGGGCCAGGTGGCCACCAACGCCGCCGGCTACGTCGAGGTGGAGCAGCCTTCTACCAAGACCTCTCTGCCGGGCGTCTTTGCCTGCGGTGACCTGGTGGATGATCACTACCAGCAGGCCATCACCGCTGCCGGCTCCGGCTGCCGGGCGGCAATTGATGCGGAACATTTCCTCGCCGAGAACCGTTAATAGTCACATGAGCAACATTAAGAACGTTACGACTGATTCCTTCCGCGCGGACGTCGTCGAGGCCGGCAAGCCGGTTGTTGTCGACTTCTGGGCGGAATGGTGCGGCCCGTGCAAGAAGCTGTCCCCGATCCTCGAAGAGGTCGCTGACGAGCTGGGCGATGATGTCTCCGTGGTCAAGGTCAACGTGGACGAAGAGCGCACCCTGGGTGCAATGTTCCAGATCATGTCCATCCCGTCTGTGCTGATCTTCAACAACGGCGAGAAGGTTGATGAGTTTGTTGGCCTGCGTTCTAAGAACGACATCGTGGCACAGATAAGAAAACAGCTCTAACTGGTATCCTTTAACCCGTTGACGGCGCACCCCTGTGCGCCAACCTTGATCACGAAAGGGGTAGGTGTGAACCGCGTTTTACGTGTTGGTGACCAGAGTGTTCGCGTTGCCGAAGCACGCGCAACCCTAGCCCGCCTCGGCCTCATGACGGACTACCAGGGGACGTTGTCCGACTGGAAGAAGCAAAAGTACTCCGAGACCGATAAGCACTTTGACGCCGCCCTATCCCAGGTTCTGAAGGCCTTCCAGCAGTCGCGCGGCATCGTGCCCAGCGGCGAGATTGATGACCTCACCCTCCGCGAGCTGCGCCAGGCCTCCTACACCTTGGGCGCCCGCGTGCTTGCCTATGAGCCGGGCAACCTGCAGGTGGGCGATGATGTCGCGCAGCTCCAAGAGCAGCTGCAGGAGCTCGGTTTCTACCAAGAGCGCATCGACGGGCACTTCGGCCCGGACACCTACGCTGCCTTGGCGGAATACCAACTCAACTGTGGCCTGCGCAGCGATGGCGTGTGCGGGCCGAACACCATCAATGCGCTCAGCCTTCTGGGTCGTCGCATTACTGGCGGCTCGGCCCACAACATCCAAGAGCGCGAGCGCGTGCGCAACGCTGGTCCGAAGTTGGCCGGCAAGCGCGTCGTCATTGACCCGAGCCTCGGCGGCTTCAACAAGGGCCGCACGGTCAAGGGCCGCTACGGTGACATCACGGAGGAAGAAATCCTCTGGGACTTGGCCGAGCGCGTAGCTGGCCGCATGATTGCCGCCGGCATGGAGACCATCATCTCCCGCCCGCGCACCGATGACCCGTCCATCCGTGACCGCGCGGGCTTGGCCAACGCATTCGGCGCTGACCTGGTGATTTCCTTGGCCTGCGATGAGTATCCCACGGACAAGGCCAACGGCGTGGCCACCTTCTACTTCGGTTCGGAGTCCGGCAACTCCTCACTCATCGGCGAGACGCTCTCCGGCTTCATCCAGCGTGAGATCGTTGCCCGCACCGAACTGGGTAACTGCCGCAACCACGGCCGCACGTGGGCATTGCTGCGTCTGACTCAGATGCCGGTTGTACAGGTGGTGCTGGGTTACCTGACCAGCCCGAAGGATATTGCAGTCCTCACCAACCCGGACTGCCGCGATGACATTGCCGAAGCAATCGTTGTCTCCGTTAAGCGCCTGTACCTTCTCGACGATGACACCGCCGTCACCGGCACCTATCGCTTTGACGAGCTCCTGCGCGCGGAACGATCTTCTTGAGAAGTGGGGCAACGGGACGTTGCTCCACAAAACAAGAATTCCTGCACAATATAGGTCTCTACTATTCACGCTTTTCGACATTCCAAATATCTAACTCGCCCCACTCAGCGGGGAACCCCATATCTTTCTCAGGACTTATGCCTTCGATGGTTGGAAAGTCCGCCATCAGCAGTGTCAACTTGCGGCGCCAGCTTTCTCCATCTCCAATGGACAACAAAACATATGCGATCAGAATGCAAGCGATCATCACCCACCGGAGTGAAGTGAGCAAGAAGACGGAGAGGCACCGCAGGAAATGCTTGGAGCAGATGTACTTCGAGCTCTCCGAGATGCACGTCCACAACGTCACTTTGGAGAGCCGGCAAGAAGCACAAAACAGGCGAGACGTCGCCCATATAGTTGCCCTGCAGGGCCAGGGACAAAGTGCTGGCATCCGACTGCGACACGTACGCGGTGGCGATGATCCCCTGCTCTGGATTCCAGATGCCGTTCTGGGAGCACTGAACTCCTTCCATCTAGGGGAAGAGCAGTACTGGGAGAAGCTGCACGAGAAAGTGGTCCTCAACCGTCCCACCCCGGATTCCCTCTAGAGGCAGGCGAAGACCCTGGGTCCAGTCGTCCGGCTGGGGTCCCAGGGTCTTCTTCCGATCCTGTCGTAACAGGTGGCAATAACACTAGGGTAGCACCATTTGGCGCCATTTGGCACCGATAGGCCCCGCCGAGATACAGCAGTGAAGTGCCCCGAGTTTTGTTCCTAGGCATTTGCCTTGATTTCTATTATTTCCTGTGGCGGGTTCTGCTTCCAAAATTCGGTTTCGACCTCGACCGGGGTTCGGTATCCCAAGCTTTGGTGGAGTCTATCTTCGTTCCACCATGACACCCACTCGAACGTCGCGATTTCTACCTCGACAACATCATCCCACCTGCGAGTATGGATCAGCTCGTTCTTGTAGGAACCATTAACGTTTTCTGCCAGAGCATTGTCATAAGAATCCCCGACAGTTCCGGTGGAAGTGGCAATCCCGTGCTGGGCAAGTCGCTCGTTGTAGACCACGCTGACGGACCTGTTCATTGAATAGGTCTTTGAAGCCTAGGCCCTACGCCAGGGCGCGGGCGAGGAGATCCTCCACCGCAGCTGCGGTGAGCAAATCGAAGGCAGGGGGCAGCTCGAGGCGCAGGCGTGGCGTAATGGGGTGATCCTGCACCACCATGAAACCCGCGGATTCCAGCGTTTCCACAGGAAGCAAGCCGATTCGGCCCGGCTTGTCCCGCAGCAGATCCTCAGCCTTGCCGTGGTCACGATAGCCAAAAGCCTCGACGGCGCTGGCATCGCGCGAGGTGAGGTGCATTATTGTGGCGTCGAGAAGCACTGCTTCCAAGCCCTTGGCCGCACGCTCCGATTTCACAAAGAGGGACGACACCAGCACCGCATCCTCCGAGACAGGGGAGGTGGGCAACTTTGCGGTACCAGGAGCCAGATCCGGCGGGCAGAAGAAAACGGTCGCCTCATCACCCACGGTGAAGCCGCAGTCACCGTAGCGCAACAGGGTAGCGCTGAGCCAGGCTTCTTTCTCGAAGGCGGGATCAGCGACGGTGGTCTTCATCTCCCAGAAGATAGATCGGGCCGCCAAGGGGTTGATGGCAACACCTTCCTTGACGGCCTGAACGAACATGGTTGGGCTAGCTGCTTTCGGTGCCTTCAATAAGCGCCATAATGCGCTCGAAGTCTTCCTGGTCGCCGAATTCGACGACCATCTTGCCCTTACGCTTGCCCATGGTGACGGTGACCTTGGTGTCGAAACGATCGGCCAGGCGCTCGGCGGACTCGGTGAAGAACTGCGGCTGCGGGACCGCAGGCTTCTTCGTTGCCTCGGCCGGCTTCCCATCGCGCTTGTACAAGGTGACAGCTTCCTCCGTAGCGCGCACGGAGAGACCCTCCGCCACAATGCGGTTAGCAATGAGCTCCATGGCCTCTGCATCCGGCAGGCCCAACAGCGCGCGGGCGTGACCACCGGACAGGGTGCCGGCAGCCACGCGCTTCTGTACGTTCACCGGCAGCTTAAGCAGGCGGATCATGTTAGTCACCTGGGGGCGGGAACGGCCGATGCGATCAGCCAGCTCATTCTGAGTCACACCAAACTCTTCAAGGAGCTGCTGGTAAGCGTGTGCCTCTTCCAGCGGGTTGAGCTGCACTCGGTGGATGTTCTCCAGCAGGGCATCACGAAGGAGGTCATCATCCTTGGTATCGCGCACAATGGCTGGAATGGTGGCCAGGCCCGCCTTGGAGGAGGCGCGCCAACGGCGCTCACCCATGATGAGCTCGAAGCCGCCTTCCTCAGAAGGACGAACCACAACTGGCTGCAGCAGGCCGAACTCCTTGATGGAGTGGACCAGCTCTGCCAGCTCGTCCTCATCAAAGACGGTACGCGGCTGCTTCGGGTTGGGGAGAATGTCACCGACGGAAATCTCGCGGTACGTCGCACCAATCACCGAGGGCTTAGCCTGGCGCTTCTTGGAACCGGAAGATTGCTGGATGGTTGGCGCACCCTGTATTTTCTTCGGGCCGGAGTCCTTGGGTGCGCCGG is a genomic window of Corynebacterium singulare containing:
- a CDS encoding ParB/RepB/Spo0J family partition protein — its product is MADRTADRKADQKPEQRQGGLGKGLAALIPSGPGAPSRKPRLGDSAADIILGASTGAPKDSGPKKIQGAPTIQQSSGSKKRQAKPSVIGATYREISVGDILPNPKQPRTVFDEDELAELVHSIKEFGLLQPVVVRPSEEGGFELIMGERRWRASSKAGLATIPAIVRDTKDDDLLRDALLENIHRVQLNPLEEAHAYQQLLEEFGVTQNELADRIGRSRPQVTNMIRLLKLPVNVQKRVAAGTLSGGHARALLGLPDAEAMELIANRIVAEGLSVRATEEAVTLYKRDGKPAEATKKPAVPQPQFFTESAERLADRFDTKVTVTMGKRKGKMVVEFGDQEDFERIMALIEGTESS
- the trxA gene encoding thioredoxin, translated to MSNIKNVTTDSFRADVVEAGKPVVVDFWAEWCGPCKKLSPILEEVADELGDDVSVVKVNVDEERTLGAMFQIMSIPSVLIFNNGEKVDEFVGLRSKNDIVAQIRKQL
- a CDS encoding sigma-70 family RNA polymerase sigma factor; translation: MSAQPTDRELVDAFIGGDTKAFSAIVEKHRARLTAMARRYTRNDHDAQDIVQEALLKASCNMQSYRHDAALSTWLHRLVMNSGYDFLNHRSNRENASLDSDIIEDDRNYALAHNPSEHLAEHITVAQAMQTLREDQRQALYLTDVAGYPIATVAKVQGVAPGTVKSRRARARQALRAAID
- a CDS encoding N-acetylmuramoyl-L-alanine amidase, coding for MNRVLRVGDQSVRVAEARATLARLGLMTDYQGTLSDWKKQKYSETDKHFDAALSQVLKAFQQSRGIVPSGEIDDLTLRELRQASYTLGARVLAYEPGNLQVGDDVAQLQEQLQELGFYQERIDGHFGPDTYAALAEYQLNCGLRSDGVCGPNTINALSLLGRRITGGSAHNIQERERVRNAGPKLAGKRVVIDPSLGGFNKGRTVKGRYGDITEEEILWDLAERVAGRMIAAGMETIISRPRTDDPSIRDRAGLANAFGADLVISLACDEYPTDKANGVATFYFGSESGNSSLIGETLSGFIQREIVARTELGNCRNHGRTWALLRLTQMPVVQVVLGYLTSPKDIAVLTNPDCRDDIAEAIVVSVKRLYLLDDDTAVTGTYRFDELLRAERSS
- a CDS encoding integrase core domain-containing protein, with the protein product MNRSVSVVYNERLAQHGIATSTGTVGDSYDNALAENVNGSYKNELIHTRRWDDVVEVEIATFEWVSWWNEDRLHQSLGYRTPVEVETEFWKQNPPQEIIEIKANA
- the trxB gene encoding thioredoxin-disulfide reductase translates to MTIHDVAIVGSGPAGYTAALYAARAELNPIVFEGFEYGGELMNTTEVENYPGFQKGIMGPELMEEMRAQAIRFGADLRMEVVDSIELEGEIKKLHVGDEVFEAHTVILATGAAPRYLGIPGESELAGRGVSACATCDGFFFKGHNIAVVGGGDSAMEEATFLTKFAESVTIIHRSENFRASKIMLERAKENKQIKWLTNTTVERVLEKDGKVGSLEVKNVLTGELSELDVTAMFVAIGHDPRSGFLEGQVATNAAGYVEVEQPSTKTSLPGVFACGDLVDDHYQQAITAAGSGCRAAIDAEHFLAENR